One part of the Cyclobacteriaceae bacterium genome encodes these proteins:
- a CDS encoding universal stress protein, with translation MKKILVPCDFSEQAVNAFRFAFDIATQAKGEIHLINVVEVPVLHDSVLMPVMAFEEALFKELREKAEKQFKKIIDKYAAGKVKVESKVIFGPVSRMLFDYIEEKGIDLVVMGTKGASGVREVLIGSNAEKMVRNSPVPVIAIKKYVKGTSIKNIVFPNTLNTENQEDLVLKVKALQNFFKATLHIVWINTPTNFTRDTITLKRLNAFAKRFMLKDFTINVFNDPYEEAGVNNFAQEIGADMIAMGTHGRKGLAHFFSGSVAEDVVNHVECPIWTSTIKK, from the coding sequence ATGAAAAAGATACTGGTTCCCTGCGATTTTTCAGAACAAGCTGTAAATGCTTTTCGGTTTGCATTCGATATTGCCACCCAGGCAAAGGGCGAGATTCATTTAATCAATGTTGTTGAAGTACCGGTATTGCACGATTCAGTGCTGATGCCCGTAATGGCATTTGAGGAAGCTTTGTTTAAAGAACTGCGCGAAAAGGCTGAGAAGCAGTTTAAAAAAATTATCGACAAATATGCTGCCGGTAAAGTGAAGGTGGAGAGCAAAGTAATTTTTGGTCCTGTAAGCCGCATGCTGTTTGATTACATAGAAGAGAAGGGTATTGACCTTGTAGTTATGGGAACCAAAGGTGCCAGTGGTGTGCGGGAGGTTTTGATTGGTTCAAATGCAGAGAAAATGGTTCGCAATTCACCGGTTCCTGTAATTGCCATTAAAAAATATGTTAAGGGCACTTCCATCAAGAATATTGTATTTCCCAATACCCTGAATACTGAAAACCAGGAGGATTTGGTTTTGAAGGTAAAAGCTTTACAGAATTTCTTTAAGGCTACCCTGCATATTGTGTGGATTAATACCCCTACCAATTTTACACGTGATACCATCACGCTGAAACGCCTGAATGCCTTTGCCAAACGTTTCATGCTTAAGGATTTTACGATTAATGTCTTCAACGATCCATACGAAGAAGCCGGGGTTAACAATTTCGCACAGGAAATTGGAGCCGATATGATCGCGATGGGCACCCATGGCCGTAAAGGTTTGGCACACTTCTTTAGCGGAAGCGTGGCAGAAGATGTTGTCAATCACGTTGAATGCCCGATCTGGACCAGCACAATCAAGAAATAA